tccctgactcgtagctgatgataaccggatcgcaagtcgatctttgaaaagcATTTGGCACCTTATAACTGgtcgaacaagtcatcaatccgtggaagaggatacttattcttgatagtgactttatttagttgcctgtagtcaatgcacattcgcaAGGGCCCATCTTTCTTTCGAACAAAGAGCACCGGAGCACCCCATGGGGATGTACTTGGCCTAATAAAGCCTTTATCGAGCAAGTCCTTCAGtttttccttcaattcctttagctctgcaggagccattctgtagggaggaatggatataggctgcgcaTCAGGGAGCAAATCTATAGCGAAATCGATTTCCCTTTCGGGGGGAATACCTAGAAGCTCGTCAGGGAATACCgtcgggaattcattcacaataggaaCCGACTGAAGAGTCACTGGCTCTTTATCTATATCCCTAACATGAACCAGATGGTATATACAACCTTTAGCAATAAACTTCCGAGCCctaaggtatgaaataaacttATCCTTGGGCGTGGCTGCATTACCTTTCCATTCAAGGACAGGCTCACCAGGAAAATGAAATCGGACCAACTTTTCACGACAATCAATATTAGCATAACAAgctgccaaccaatccatacccataatgACATCAAAGTCTAGCATAACCAATTCAACTAAATCAACAGAGGTTGGACGGTCATTAATTAACACTGTACAATCTCGATAGACATGATTAGCTACAATAGAGTCACCAACTGGCGTAGACACCTCAACTGGCTGTGGCAACAACTCAGATCTCATGTCAAGCTTACCagcaataaatggagtaatatatgaaaatgtagagccgggatccatcaatgcataaatggcatgagaatgtattgtcaatatacctgtgacaacatctggggaTGCCTCTAAATCCTGTCGGCCTGTGAGTGCATAAAAGCGGTTCTGGCCACCACTAGAACCTAAGGTGTCTCCTCTACCTCTCCCCCTACCACGTCCCTGAGTAGACTGTGGACCTGGTCGGGGAGCACGGACTAAGGGCGAAGAGGCTGCTGTGAATCCTGAAGGCTGAGCTGGTGTACCTCTGCCTAACCCCGGGCACCGGCTAATATAATGTCATATCTGCCCACAATGAAAACATGCACTTGAACCCTGTCTACATTGCCTGGTGTGCAGCTTACCGCACTGAGTACATGGAGGAGTAAGCTGTCTCATCTGTGCAGAACGCTCCTATTGACGACCCTTAGGCTGGCCTGAGCTCTGCCCCGGTCCTGACTGAACATAACGATCAAACCGCTAGCCCTGCATCTGTGGTGGGAAACTACCTGCTCACCGAGGTGGATATCGATGGAGTGGGGGCCTAAAATCAACTCGTGGCTCCCTATAAGACCCCATAGTACGAGCCCTCTTACTCTGCTCCCTATCCCTGCGAGTATCACGAATCCGACGGAAAAGGTCCTCTGTAGTCTGAGCGAAAGCCTGTATGCGGGAAATATCTACATCATCCGATAGGGATGCAACCCTACAGTCTCTAATCAGATGATCCCTCAAACGATCCACATAATGATGAACTCTAGCCCTCATGGTACGTACTATATCTGGTGCATACCTTGCCAAAGAATTAAACTTATGGCTATAATCCCTCACACTCATATCCCCCTGCTTTAGGCTAAGAAACTGGTCAAGACGGGCCTACCGAACCTCCCGTGGCAAATAATGGGCTAAAAAAGCCTCAGAGAAGTCCTCCCACTCTACTGGCGGAGCATCAGGTCCTCTAGATCTCTCCCATGCCTCATACCATAGGACGGCTACATCACGTAGTCGAAAAGAAGCCAACTCCACAGCCTTGGTGACGGAGGCATGCATCACCATCAATACTCTATACATATGGTCtataaagtcctggggatcctcagtgGAACTGGATCCTATAAATAATGGAGGGGCCAAGTGAAGAAACTCTCGTACCGTCGAGCTTCCTATCCGATCTCTCCGGGCATCTGCTCCTGACTCTAGCTGTCGCTCATGAATAGAAACCATCCTAGTCAGCAACTGAACAGCCTCCCTCATCCCCTGCTCCCCAGTCTCTGATGGGGGAACAATAGGTGTTGGAGGTCCTGTGTCTCTAGCTGCCTCAGGTACCAATGGAACTGGTGAGGCTGGGGGTACTGCATCTCCCTGGGCTCCAACAAGTGCTGGGGAAGCTGAAACTAGGGGTACTGGAGACTCACTGTGAGCCTCTAAGGGAAATCTATCCCTCTGACCCGGTGGGGAACGACTGGTACCTTCTCCCGGATCCATACCTATCTCTCATTGTGCCATCTCCTGAGCGTAGGTAGCCTGTTAGATAGGAAACAcaaagcacgatttagatttcatatgttcttataactttgctctatagcacgatctattaattgaaagaaatgtaaccattcctaaatgcctcatagcctcctgattataagtgtggtgcacaacacacccataagcaagactctactatacacGGCTTGCGGACTCCCTGGGATatgacctgctctgataccaagtttgtcacgccccaaactaggggaggcacgactagcactcgatactgtattcgatcgagttagccactaaacatactagctaactagactgggagcccaacagatcgggcagcacaacatctgaaatactaagcctggaccgtaaggttatgacatgaataataataagccatataaacataggtagacaagacaaaataataaaatactagctggccgacgaggccgcgactgatgacatacatgcctacacacctatatatacatgccaagcctatgggctggagactgaaagcagcaaaaagaaacccagaatattgtgtccacaatagcttctaagagtgtcataagcactgtcgggataaggccccaactatacccaaactgtacaacaaaagtaaccatcctatgaaagctccaggaagaggtggagcttaccaactcacagctgaaccctgaaatcctagcggaggggtcgatcagagtccctacctggacctgcacgcacgaaacaaaaatgcagtgtccccaggcaacgggacatcagtacgaataaaaatgtactggtatgtaaggcagaaagtagaatcatacataggtgatgtaaaaaggtaataaagataccacctgacactgaaactctgatagcctccatggccgacatccgacctcatagtaataaaatatgcatggtatgctcgtgtaatcgtatgtcgtgaatacatatatattgatgtaaatgcatgacatacccaaccaaatgctagcaatggcggtctctcccggtagctaaccggtatcatattgccaactTGTGGCCAtctgtataatatatatagtctttcggggAAATAGGCCtcttacctccgattatagctcgaagtccatgcataatatgtcatgtatgatttgaactttgaatgcacataataggccataacaagaacttagccaaccttggctcattggtactcttactctcataatctcataatcaccttcgtatcgcatacaaatgtctcgtggaacctcatatcttttttaataagtttgaaaacttacctcgacttttagaaagataacttaactctgaatatgttcataaaaagcttaaggtgcttcacttagtccttatacctgatttcttgataattagtaaaagaaagtatttcaaaaaaatcaaatattttagtagtttaaacataaaaattatatttgagaattttgaaatcgacgtgtcactttagagattttaaaatacactttaacaaggaagaaggactgatcgcaaatactaaatgcctttatttttaagtcacacaacccaaagacgaataagaattcatatatatggacatatatttaagaaagccgacaaaatgacatatatagatgtcgaataccctttttaaccgaacgagtggaatatcaacctaatagcatcatgaaaatacttcagctacgataccaatgcctttcacagaaggtctttctagcaacagaatagtaaaatatcacatttggcgtcttaggaattttccaaaattcgtgctaaaaggaaggacgaagcttagccttaacatacctctccaacgaacgtccgAATGCATGTAGTTCCTTCACAAAGGTTGTTCCTTACGTCCTAAGCTTCGAAAtcactatatatatgcagcttatacgcacctataaatagttcataaatgagtttaaatcggcTAATTTGCCATATGACActaacttgacgaaacgcccgtagaactttATAAAAAtgatcataaaagagtcccaagatgattaccttggcaaaccaagtataaatcctgaagaaccagcaagaacaacaatttcctatcttccaaaaatagctccaaacacagctaatagaagggaaaaactattgcaaagcgtagagattgcgcttctaggtacgggggcaaactttaacgatagaaatcgttaaaaatgcaccttaatcactcaagaacaccatgaaaccctctcttaagctttctcactgttttgggacgaagatgaaatattttggggtcttaaaagtcggattttccgacttataccacttgtttgacccgacccggttcgcgacccgatttcagcccggacagtccgcggtaaaacagtcataaccttttactccaatgtcggtttgatttgagatttctttggttgcaaaatagactcgtagaccttcgatttgataggttgtgggtcccataactctttatatattgggAAAAATGATCTGAtgcatttgacccaaagtttagaaaatatattagagaaatttacgataacttttgtcgacctttatttcgcaacttgcttgactccaaaacttaacatgtgaccagtgtgatattataatacctcataacatattattcttagcatattatacactcttagtcttatcccacaggtgcaagttaacttaaacctttCGAACGCGCAGGGTGCTACCCGAGCCAattctttaaccatgaacctttgtttaagggattcctttgacttaaagctttagtttagttccttgatattaccacacattttcagtcttattctcccaatgtgctatacccaatcatatatacctaatataaccacgccacgatacatatattacgtaagagaagagagaaacacctggggtctcacacacgcgctatggtatcaatacccgGACCCGCATGGTcagctcacgtgctacgcggacagctcacgcgctatggtattaatatattCACAgctaggccctcggcctcactcagtcatgtacctctccaGCCTTACAATGCACCACAAATAAGGGGACACAGCCCACATTAAGTATCACGACATATCAACAAAATAATAGAGACTAAggtaaatatgtacaataatttctatgactgagtgcaaataatgtgagcatgaataaagcctaagcatgatctctaacatgaaggcaaacaagttcaacaacaaataaatacataatcacagataatagccattaggcttcacgggacggaccaagtctcaatccctcaatGTGCACAAccatacgctcgtcacctagcatgggtatcacttccaaacaatcacgtgatgtcaaatctccgggtctATACCCTCAAGGCCAgagttaaaactattacttacctcaacagcgtaaaatcctactccgggatgccctcgtctctgaactcagtctccaaaagctctgaatccaaccaaaatcagaatactactatcaacataggctaaagaatcgaattccacaataaaaacttcATAAATAGGCCAAAAAATCGAAATCGACCAAAAcccgccccccgggcccacgtctcggaaccagtcaaaaatggcagaattaGAACCcttgtcctctcccgagtctaaccatataaatttatcaaaatcggactccgtttggtccatcaaatccctacctaaaactctccaaaactcaagccctaactccctcaatttcactttaaaatcatcaatcaaatcccaaaaacgaagatggattcatgaaatataaccaaaacccaGTAGAGAATACTTATCTCAATCCCTGTggtgaaaatctcctccaaaatcgcccaaatccgagctccccaactcaatataagaccgaatgaacaaactcttgttttatatattttgctgccagttattctgcctcgtttctcgttccaaacgatcccgaaactcgctttttatgcctccaatggattccttgtaaacttatagtcaagttaggcttttgaatcactcaatttgaccttatagtgaaggagatatgtaggtttaaatatttgcaaatagtgcagttttttaaatacaccgtcaattgcaatttcgtaattaatctgacaaatatggcaacctaattcttagtaaaatgaccataaaatccttatacgatgtccaaattcgacgattctttttgctacaggtccgtaattatgatacggatctaatgcttcaatcaaaaaggAAATCAGAGCTCATTTcgtttcaatatgatatcatttatgcttgaagaaacggcaTCGAAACATTAAAAAAACGAGCGCAAcgcaacccaaacctatccgaaactcacccgaggccctcggaacctcaaccaataattccaacaagtcatatatcactacctaaacttagtcgaacctccagaacacccaaaacaacaccaaaactccaaatcaacctcgaattcaagtctaagaacttctaaactttcaaaactCGCCAACAaagctgaaacctatcaaaccacgtccaaatgacctcaaattttacatacacgtcacaaatgacactatgaacctactacaaattttgaaattccattccgaccccgatacctaatttccatcgccgaccaaaatcgccaaatttttaactttcgccaattcaagcctaattctaccacggacctccaaattatattccggacatactcctaagtctaaaatcacccaactaAGCTAactgaatcataaaaattcaagtcCGAActcatttactcataagtcaactttcggttgacttttctaaccaagagactaagtgtctcatttcactcaaaAATTACTCCGAACCCAAatctaccaactcgatacaactcaacatagctgaacaacacataaataagaaGAAATAGGGAAAACGGAGCTACAAATCTCGGAACGAccgaccaggtcgttacatcctccccatcttaaacaaacgttcgtcctcgaaagagCCAAGAGTGgttctcaaaaccatcaaacCACCGTATAACCTTAccttgcacatacccgggggtgatcccatgccaccctatccaatgtaggtccgataacacaacataagtgaaatttctcaattcaaccaaaCCCACCAGCCTTGGATCTAAATCCtgcaacctacacactgtataagtctgaacaagttgtctCCAGTCATAGCCATAACTGAAGATGAAATCACATTCTTCTCACGCCAGTAGAAAATACATATCtctaaccgtggtagaaaccatcaagaactctctccGAACCCCAATGGCTCAAAACCAATCCGTCAggactgaatccttctaactcaaccaagctacgcatgccaccaaaaacccaaggacattgccacaaaacacatgtagaactcattacctcatacacacccaaagaactaatcatacccattaccatgccgatccaacctactaccaagatgtcctatctatccgagtcccttctgaattaccttcaaattgatacttcgccccgccataataccacaatcctcaacccagACTCACCACACGAGATCCAAGCATacaaccacaccgccctaaggctcataagccattgaatactctcttaaatatccctAAAAGTACCACAAGCACCTCACACAGtcaacacctcagtgctcaagctacagtcataaCCCGGCCTCaggtcctccagactggcccgacatcaacacacagaaatcacatctcacacctcatccagggaatcacaaactgtcgatgcacaactgataccgagcgcccatgttcgcatacgaatgcgtggaaggaattcaaagagttacacttcaagctgaatcaataccgcacgataagaattcaagaatgtgaagttttcctaaaggttctgcagcctctagaagataagtacagacgtttctgtaccgatccgcaagactctactaaacccgctcatgactcgtgagacctatgtaacctaggctctgataccaacttgtcacgacccaaaatctaaccatggtcgtgatggcgcctatcgtgttacaaggcaagcctacttcgcaaaatattactactaaaccgattataagaatttaataaaacatttcaacatttaaatttttcataaactaaatcaactctaaatataatatagaaaaatatgaaaatgaatcccaaacatcggggtgtcactaagtcatgagcgtctaaatctaagAACTAAGAAATagaactgtctaactgtcaatacagtccaaaagaagaaatgataaaaaggagtaacaaggtcctgcggacgctagcagctaccttgcagtctccaacgatagctggcctgaactcaacgatcgccgcgctctaactcacctagatctgcacataaagtgcagggtgtagtatgagtacaaccgactcagtagtaatagaaataactaaggaactgagcagtagtgacgagctaagtaaaacagtccaattatttattttcacaatttaaaaataaaccaaaataaacaggtaaattccataactcagtaaatgccacaaggaagtttaacagataaatgcagcaacagcacaaataaatacaacctcacagcagtgtcactccatcactcatcactcgcactccaCTCAACACTCTATAggtacctggatccgcacggtaagctcacgtgctacgcgaacaactcacgcgctatggtatcaatacctgaacCCGCACGGTCAGTTCACGCGCTACGCGAATagctcacgcgctatggtattgatatcctcacaaccaggccctcggcctcactcagtcatgtacctctccaGCCTCACAATGCACCACAAATAAGGGGACACAACCCACATTAAGTATCACAACACATCAacaaaataatagagactgaggtaaacatgtacaataatttctatgactgagtgcaaataatgtgagcatgaataaagcctaagcatgatctctaacatgaaggcaaataagttcaacaacaaataaacacataaccacagataatagccattaggcctcgcagcctcacgggacggaccaagtctcaatccctcgcggtgcacacccatacgcctgtcacctagcatgggtatcacttccaaatcTTTGGGTCTATACCCTCAaggccagagttaaaactgttacttacctcaacaacgtaaaatcctactcctgGATGCCCTCGtttctggactcggtctccaaaagctctgaatcCAActaaaatcagaatactactatcaacataggctaaagaattgaattccacaataaaaacttcATAAATAGACCacaaatccgaaatcggccaaaacccgaccctcgggcccacgtctcggaaccagtCAAAACGGCAGAATTAGAaccctcgtcctctcccgagtctaaccatataaaatttatctaaATCGGACtctgtttggtccctcaaatccctacctaaatatctccaaaactcaagccctaactccctcaatttcactttgaaatcatcaatcaaatcccaaaaaccaagatagattcatgaaatataaccaaaaccgagtagagaatagTTACCCCATTccctatggtgaaaatcgcctccaaaagcagacaaatccgagctccccaactcaaaatatgaccgaatgaacaaactcttattttatatatttttctaccagctattctgcctcgtttctcattCCAAACGATCTTGAAACTCgatttttatgcctccaatggattccttgtgataTTTTAGTAAAGTTAGATTTTTGAAtaactcaatttgaccttataatgaagtagatatgtaggttttaatatttgcaaatagtgcagatttttaaatacactGTCAGTCGCAATTTCATAATTAATATGAAAAATctagcaacctaattcttagtaaaatgaccataaaatcctcatacgatgtccaaattcgacgattcttttttatacgggtccgtaattacgatacggatctaatgcttcaatcaaaaaggAATTGAAGCTCATTTtgtttcaatatgatatcatttatgcttgaagaaacggcgtcgaaacataagaaaaacgagcgcaacacaacccaaacctatccaaaactcacctgaagccctcgggacctcaaacaataattccaacaagtcatatatcactacctgaacttagtcgaacctccagaatacccaaaacaacaccaaatcaacttcgaattcaagcctaagaacttctaaacttccaaaattcgccaacgacgccgaaacctatcaaaccacgtccaaatgacctcaaattttgcacacacgttacaaatgatact
This region of Nicotiana tomentosiformis chromosome 4, ASM39032v3, whole genome shotgun sequence genomic DNA includes:
- the LOC138910532 gene encoding uncharacterized protein, translating into MDPGEGTSRSPPGQRDRFPLEAHSESPVPLVSASPALVGAQGDAVPPASPVPLVPEAARDTGPPTPIVPPSETGEQGMREAVQLLTRMVSIHERQLESGADARRDRIGSSTVREFLHLAPPLFIGSSSTEDPQDFIDHMYRVLMVMHASVTKAVELASFRLRDVAVLWYEAWERSRGPDAPPVEWEDFSEAFLAHYLPREVRYAPDIVRTMRARVHHYVDRLRDHLIRDCRVASLSDDVDISRIQAFAQTTEDLFRRIRDTRRDREQSKRARTMGSYREPRVDFRPPLHRYPPRRCPGLGRGTPAQPSGFTAASSPLVRAPRPGPQSTQGRGRGRGRGDTLGSSGGQNRFYALTGRQDLEASPDVVTGILTIHSHAIYALMDPGSTFSYITPFIAGKLDMRSELLPQPVEVSTPVGDSIVANHVYRDCTVLINDRPTSVDLVELVMLDFDVIMGMDWLAACYANIDCREKLVRFHFPGEPVLEWKGNAATPKDKFISYLRARKFIAKGCIYHLVHVRDIDKEPVTLQSVPIVNEFPTVFPDELLGIPPEREIDFAIDLLPDAQPISIPPYRMAPAELKELKEKLKDLLDKGFIRPSTSPWGAPVLFVRKKDGPLRMCIDYRQLNKVTIKNKYPLPRIDDLFDQL